The Peromyscus leucopus breed LL Stock chromosome 10, UCI_PerLeu_2.1, whole genome shotgun sequence genome segment AGAGTGAGTGCTCTTGCTCATTACGAGTGGCACTTTAGTTGGAAATAAACCCCCAGGAAAGAGCTCCAAGTACATTCATAAACCCAGTGTTCTATTTCACTGCATAAAACTATTGAGTGCAGTGTGTTTTTATAGCACTGTCTGAGGCTGAATAAATGTCTCAACTCCTCATTTAGCATTGCTAAAATCCAGTAAGTGATTTCAAAGTAGTTTGTGTACTACCTTGGCCCATACAttgctagaaaaataaaaataatggtggAGTTTATTAATGTTCTATTAATGATAGTCATTTTGACCACGTATACgaccaaataaaatatatataccacttaaaatacttaaaaatggaAGCCTCTGAAGCAGGAATTTCAGCATAACTGTTTGTGTGGATATGTCAGACATTTATTTGGTCTTCAAACAAAAGAGCAACTCAGATCCATCAATGTGAgggattttaaaatttagacacTTTAACTTAAAAGCAGAAGGGACATTTACTTAAAGGATGAACAAAAATGAGATGAAACATCTTTTGAtcagattctttaaaaaaaaatctcaccttgGAGCTggagggtagctcagtggtagagaacttgagGAAGGTAGGCCTCTCTTCCTCCTGATGTACTGAATTCTAGGTTCCCTCCAGTTTTAGATTTGAAAACCAAGCTCATCAACTCCCACATGAAATGCCAGAGACATTCTTTATTTTTCACCAGGTAGAAACAAGAATTCAGTACAccagcagaaacagaaagagaaaggaggcataACACTGGAGGAGAAAAAAGTCAGACACAAGAAAAACACCCTCCATTACGAGAGTTCATTTTCTGGAAGCCTTCTGAAGTGGAATGGGGGGTTGGGTGTTTACAGGATGTATGGAGATTGTTAAAATGCATGGGCAGATGATGTTTTCTGGGAAAAACAAACTTGGTGTTTTCTAAAGGATAACCAAAGCAGACACAAAGCTCTGTTCTGTTCAACTCATTAATGGAGCTGAGTTCCCCCAGCTTGTGTCCCCCTTAAGGCTTGTGTTACCtggaccaggccttagtttctACCCCACCACAGCCCTATGAGAActgattttcttacatttttggttgtgagccttgcCTCATCTCTTCAGTCCTAGAACTTATTTTTCTCTCATGCCTTTCTATTGCTTACATTTGGACCTTTCTGGTCTTTCATGGCTTTCCTTCTTTAATTCACTTAAATATCTTGCCTGTATTCTTTTACCCAGGGGCTTATTTTCCATATCTGAGACAACTCTTTCAACATTTCTAATGCTCCgatcctttctttaaaatatcagtaTGGGGATGctgtgagaaagagagaaggggggcaGGAGAAGCGGGAGGAGCgtaaggaggagaaggaggagaggaggagaatgcAGAGGGTTCAGAATGAGGAGAAATCAATGGAGTTGTAAGAAAGTTGATGGCTAAATACAGCTGCAGACTCTTACATGGAGATATTTGAAGACTGCCATTTCACTGAACTCCTTCACCAGGATATTTTAAACTGAACAGACTTAGAGAGGAGAAAGGACATTTGGGAGTTGAAGAAGAGCTGCTGTTCAGGAACTTTCTTTGGAATGTCAGGTGTTAGCCTTGAAGTCAAGTGAGAACTTTGACCTTTCTCCTGGTCTATGATGATTGGCACCCGGcccttcctccagccccagcttaGTTCTAGCTGGGGATTCTGCCTCATCAGGACTGGCAACCTTCTGGAGGAGGTGAAAAGAAAAGACTCCGGAGATGTGAACTTCTAGGAAATTCCCTACTTTTCTCCAATGCGCATTCTTCCCTGGCGGCAGGTACCTACAAGGAAAGACACTGATGGTGTGTTGGTGTGTTGCtggccgagagagagagagagagagagagagagagagagagagagagagagagagagagagagagagaggagagatctcAGAACTGCATGAGGACCATACTGTCCTCTACCAACCCTTCATAAGCTCACcctgagaggcagggacagagatTGTCTCCTTAAATCCTGGTCCTGCCTCTTGCTCTTTAGGGAGTGAGTAAACTGTACAATTGAATTTATACTAAACCTGACCTATTGCCCAATTGAATGCACTGGGAGTGGGGGGTCGGAATTGTGGGGATCGTTTCTGCCTCTCAAAGGCCTTTCTTCCCTTAGGAATGGAAAGCTACCAGAGAGAAACAGCCTGAGagcccgctcccccccccccccccccccccgtcattgTGTTGTGGCCCCTGCAGAATGAGTAAACTCTCCGTCTGTCAAAGACCTCAAGTCATTAGCATCAGCTGCTTCTCTAAAGGACAAGCCAGCGCCTCTAAGTGGCTTAGCGCACCAACGAGGCTCCGGAGACAGCCTCACTCCTGTGACTCCATCCACTCGTCCATCAGCGGTTGGATATGAAAAGCTCTTGAGAGCCCGTCTcagtaataatttttattttactttgaaccATCCTCCCTTTACCCCGAGGTCTTAGAATCCCGGTCGCTCTTCCCATTATGGGTCCCCTTGGGGACCACACAGTACACGATACAGAGGGTGAAAAGCTTTAACACCTGAGTCCAACGAGTCAGGCTCTTCCCAGCAATGTTCTCGCAGCCCATACCCACTCAGGGACCCTTTTCCTGGGACCGGAAGACCACTGAAGTCCCTTTAGGAGGTCTGGCATCGTTCCAGATTTATCTTCTTACCCCATCCCTTAGGGCAGGAGAGGGCTAAGCCAAGTTCCCAGGAAAGCGCATCCCTTGGTCCCCCGAATTTACAGGGGACTCCCTGCTAGGGAGGGAGAATGCCTTTTAAGAGAGCTGGGGTTGTCACTTCCTAGGTCACTAGCCTCACAGATTAGCTGCAGCTCAATAGCCAGAGAATCCCTCGGGGCAAATCCTCCCCCTTTCTTTGGGCTACAGCACTCAAACTCTGGGGACATATGCGAGCAGTCCACTTGCTGGCAACAGAGCCAGCTCCTTGTCCTAGGTCCTCCTAGTAAAACGGAAAAGAACCGCTCTGCTCCTTCGGGTACCTTCCTTTCCAGAGCCTGAAAGTGATTTTGCCATCCCAGGAGTCCCAGAGGGCCCCAGCCGCAGGAGGAGGCGAGCCAGGCTGCTCTTGGGGAGGCTTTACCACTTGGGGAAGGAGCTcaggatctgcctggctctggcaggCCGGAGAAGCCAGGCTTTCGGCGCGGCGCGGGAGGGAGCTCCCAGACCAGCAAGAGTTAAAGGGAGGGGACGTGGGCTGTCACGCGTCATTGGGCAGATTATGTGCAGCAAACAAAAAGTGTGTGTCTGCGTGCCAGTCAGTCATTGCATCGGGTCCATCTGTACAActcgcctcctctctctctctctctctctctctctctctctctctctctctctctctctctctctcaatctatctgcatctctcttctctctttggacAGGACCTACAAGACTGACATCGACACCTCTTGACATGGAGATAACACTAATGTAATAGGCAGAAAGGAACACTGGGGTGCACCCTCTCGGTTCCAGGTGGCCTTATTTGGGAGACTCGGTCCTGACCTTATTTCTGGTAAGTCTATTTGCATTGacgttgggggtggggagtgggaaaaGGGCAGGTTGAGTGGAAAGAGTGGGGGGGAAATTGCCTTCTTTCTCCTCGTTATCTGGAAGATAGGAGAGAAGCGATTGCTGAATGTTATCTCCACTGCCAATAAGATTATACAAAGGGAGGAGCGGGTGGGAGCACTTTGCGGGAGAAGCAAGGGACTGGGGAGCTCGCGGCAGGCAGACAATGCCAGCCCGGAGTGGAGGGAGACCATCCGGCAGCCGCGACAGCAGCGACCGGTTTTAGCGAGCCCACCCGGCTCTAGGTTTCCCCGGAGAATCTGCGGAGGAAGAGAACCCGGGGCCTAGGGATAGGCGTCGGGCTGTGAAAGACTAGCTGGGTTCTGCCTATGGCTTATTGTGGCTGGCTTGCGTCGTGGCGGCCACCGTGGCAACACCGACCGCTATTAGCCCGGGCGTGGGACCTTTTCGCTGTATTGTTAGTTAGAACTGCATTTTAATGACTTCGTCCCTGCTGTTGCCGAAGTAGTGGGCGATCTCCTGTCACAATGAAACACTTCTGTGAAAGATACTTTCAAAAAGCGAGGCAGAAATCAAGGTACAAAACATTGAAATGCAGGcaactggggagagagagagtgggattCTGTTGAAAGGGAGCCAAGATAACCTGTATTCTGCAATGTATTTGATCCGCAATTGGAAACCAAAACGGGATGGAACGCATTCAGGACAGAGGGTAGCATCCAAACTTTCAATTTTGTGGTTGTTTTCCTTACTCCCGCTGTCTGGAAGACATACTTGCCATTTGGGGCATATGAAAGAATGACTAGAAAAGAGCCTGACTGGAGTTTCAGGCATTACCTTTTTATCACATTTGTAAGACTAAATTGGTTACTAGATGCTGATAAAAATACACATCGCCAATATTGTTCTTTAATGAGCTGCTAGCTGTATAAGAAAAGAGTAAGACGGATGCTCCCCTGCCacttaaattatataaatatagagaaatcgcCGTCAATGGTGAAATTACTAGGGAAAAGTCAACTTAGAGGACTCATTAgatcactcagaaaaaaaaaaatgacacgaCCAGCTAAAAGCTagtttaaatatcttaaattattGCTTTCTTTAAGTGCTAAGTTTTGTAGGGGGTGTCCAGTGGCTGAGGAAGGAAACCTTCCCTGTATGACAGCTTAATAGAGAGCCCTCCACTGGGGCATTACTTTCTAAATTGCTACGGATTAAACAGCTGGAGGGTCCACGGAGGACCATTCAAGCAGGGCTGCCCCCTCTTGCCTGAACAGGGAGATACCCAGGGATGGGAGCATTCACCAATCATTGCACACTGTATCTCAGACGGGGGATACTTGAGGCCTGCCCTATACCTGCTCGCTTCATGGGCCACAAGCAACTCAATCCACCCCCTTGTATAACAAGGTAACTGGGATTCAACCTCATCCATAAATAagcatgtcagaaaaaaaataattacctCTGCTTGCTGTTTTTAATTAAAGCCTCGGAGGGACGGTGTTGGATTATGGTAATGAGCAGACATGCGTCCCTTCTTGTAGGCTGCAGAGAAAGGTTAGCTGACACAGAATTAGTGGCCCTGACACTCCACTCGAAATCCATTCGCCATGCTCCGCTGTCCCCCGCCTGCTAGCTAAGGCTGCTCCCCTCgttagaagaaaagaagaaattaggCACTGGGTCCAGTACATAGGAAGACAGACTTTCCCCCAAGggttaaaagtttttttttttttggggggggggttgtattcagtcagaaaaaaatctacatatgctggtttaaaaaaaacccaccttcACCTCCAAAGCTCACTCTATGCACCCCAAAGCAACGTAGATATGATCTAGTATTCACaagctctttattttctttttctcaagcaGGAAGCATGCTCTCACGCTTCCCATTCCagatatttaaaaggaaagaataatactTTGAAGCTGGCATCTTTAAAACCTGCCAGATTgatctgctttatttttaaaataggagctatgaaagaaaaaaaaaaaaagccggcaAGTGCAAAGAAAATATGTCTAGTAGCGGAAACTCTCTGCCGAGGTTCATAGCAGAAAAGGCAGTAACAACTCACTTCTTGTCCTGTCTATCTGTCTCCAGTGATGGAGGATTCAGGCATCCAGAGAGGCATCTGGGATGGAGATGCCAAAGCTGTTCAACAATGTCTGACAGATATTTTTACCAGTGTATATACAACCTGCGACATCCCagaaaatgccatattcggtCCCTGTGTTCTGAGCCATACTTCCCTGTATGACAGCATAGCTTTCATAGCCCTCAAGTCCACGGACAAGAGaacagtaccttacatctttcgGGTAAGTCTTCAGCTGGTACAGTGGAGGTGTCTGAGGGTGAGACTTCCTGTTGGGAATAAGCAAGGAACCATCCTAAGGACAATGTGATCATTTGAGCAATCATAGTGAACACagcaaaaattagaaaagaaaaactagactCAAATTATCAACTgattttttctgagaaaatttgACTTGAAATACTAAGGATGTGGAAATCAGTGCCCTAGTTCTGGGTTTCGGGCAGATTAGGACTTCCTGAATTGCTAGGGAGACCTCTCTAGGGCTGGGACTGTTTACTTGGTAAGTACTCCCTGGAAGTACTTTTACAAGTATTGagtatgtttgttttctaacctgGGATGTCTCCTCATCTTCTGAACATTGCTTTCATAGTTAAGATTAGCTAGTGCTCGGGGTTTgtatttaaataagaatggcaaTTGTTTTGGCAGCCAAGTATCCTAAATTGTGTTTGTAACAGGCCTCACGTTTCCTagtctttcctttttaagaaaacCTGTATGTTAATCCTTCAAGCCGCGGTTAGTAAGATGGACATGAGTGCCATAGAATAATTTCTAAGATCCAAACCTGCCATTTACTTGTGAAACGCATGAAGTTCCCTCTACTTCTGTGATAACTGAAAATGAAATTCTGAATAGGCTAACCTATAAAACTGACTTAATGTCGCAAGGGATCATCATCTTGCCCGTTGACTACAAATATAGGGATGTGGTCCGACTCTGGTCAAGTTTTGCAAACTTGGTTTGGGATGTTAGGagagaacaaaaaccaaacagaaggaaaaacccTGGTTTCCCTCCTTCACATGGACGGCCCTTCTTGTCTTTCTTGAACACTGTAGGTAGACACTTCAGCGGCAAATGGTTCCTCAGAAGGTCTCATGTGGCTGCGGCTGGTCCAATCAGCCAGAGATAAAGAAGAACAGAATCTCGAAGCTTACATAAAAAACGGACAGCTGTTCTACCGCTCTCTCCGCAGGATTGCCAAAGATGAGGAATTATTAGTTTGGTACGGGAAAGAACTGACTGAGTTACTCTTGCTCTATTCCTCTAGATCCCACAAAATGAACGGTAGGTTGGCTTGCGACCTGCGTGTGGGTCTGTCGCCAGCTGGGAAGAGGCACGGGGGAGCCGAGCATCAGGGATTAACCCAGGCTCCCGGCACACCTTGCTTCTCTTGGGTGTCTCATAGGCTAGAGTAAGTTTCTGAGGTGTCTGTCCAGAATACAGCTGggacagaaagggaagggaaagatggGGCTCACCTGGCTTGATAAATGTACTTCACCAAGTCAAGAAGCAAAGTTGTACCAAGTGGGATAGTATATTCTTTTCTCCGGCACTCAGCCCAGAGAGATAAAGTGGATTTGTTACGGGGATGATGGCTAAGTGGCCTGGGGGCAATGCTGACTAACcatgtgatgtggtgtgtgtgtgtgtgtgtgtgtgtgtgtgtgtgtgtgtgtgtgtgtgtgtgtgtgttgtttgctcACTAAGCAGGGTCGTCCCCTTACACATGCCTGGAATGCAGCCAACGTTTCCAGTTTGAGTTCCCCTACGTGGCGCATCTGCGATTCCGCTGCCCCAAGAGACTTCACAGCGCTGATGCGAATCCCCAAGACCAGCAAAGTGGCGGCGTGGGCACCAAGGACcacggcggcggcggtggcaaagaacagcagcaacaaccacaacagcaacagcagcagcagcagcagcagcaacaggaggCGCCCTTGGTCCCAGGCCCCAAATTCTGCAAAGCCGGACCCATGCACCACTACCCGGCTCCGTCCCCGGAGACTAGCAACCCACCGGCAGCCGCAGGTGCCGGCAGCGCCAAGCCGTCCACGGACTTCCACAACCTGGCTCGGGAACTCGAAAACTCCCGGGGAGGCAGCAGCTGTTCGGCCGCCCCGAGCGTCGGCGGGAGCCGCACCGGCCACCAGGAGGCGGAGCTGAGTCCCGACGGCGTCGCCGCGGGCGGCTGCAAAGGGAAGAGGAGGTTCCCGGAGGAGGCGGCCGCGGAGGGCGGCGGCGCGGGGCTGGCGGGTGGCCGTGCGCGCTTCTCGGAGCGGCCGCTGGCGACCTCCAAGGAGGAGCTGGTGTGCACGCCGCAGCAGTACCGCGCCGCGGGCAGCTACTTCGGCCTGGAGGAGAACGGCCGGCTCTTCGCGCCGCCCAGCCCCGAGACCGGAGAGGCGAAGCGCAGCGCTTTCGTGGAGGTGAAGAAGGCGGGCCGCGCGGCGGGCTTGCAGGAGGAGGTGGCGGCGGCGGACGGCGCGGGAGGCACAGCCGAGGACCCCGACGCGggaggcggtggcggcggcggcggcggcggcggcggcggtggctcGACCACGCCCGCGGCCGTGTCGCCGGGGGCGCGGAGAAGCTGCTGGCCCCGCGGCCCGGAGGTGCGTTGCCCGGCCGGCTGGAGGGCGGGAGCCCCGCGCGCGGTAGCGCCTTCACCTCTGTGTCGCaactgggcggcggtggcggtgccGGGACGGCGGGGACCGCCGGGGGCGCGGGGGGCGGTCAGGCGGCTGCCTCGGACGAGCGCAAGAGCGCCTTCTCGCAGCCGGCGCGCTCCTTCTCGCAGCTGTCCCCGCTGGTCCTGGGCCAGAAGCTAGGCGCACTGGAGCCGTGCCACCCGGGCGATGGCGTGGGCCCCACCAGACTCTACCCGGCCGCCGCCGATCCGCTGGCCGTGAAGCTGCAGGGGGCCGCGGACCTGAACGGAGCCTGCGGGCCCCTGGCGAGCGGGGGCGGCGGTGGCCTGCCCAAGCAGAGCCCCTTCCTCTACGCCACGGCCTTCTGGCCCAAGAGctcggccgcggcggcggcggcggcggcggcggccgcggggcCCCTGCAGCTGCAGTTGCCCTCGGCGCTCACGCTGCTGCCGCCCTCCTTCACCTCGCTCTGTCTGCCCGCGCAGAACTGGTGCGCCAAGTGCAACGCCTCCTTCCGCATGACCTccgacctggtgtaccacatgcGGTCTCATCACAAAAAGGAGTATGCCATGGAGCCCCTGGTGAAGCGGCGTCGAGAGGAGAAGCTGAAGTGCCCCATTTGCAACGAGTCCTTCAGGGAGCGCCACCACCTCTCCAGGCACATGACCTCGCATAACTGATGCGGAAAGGACCCCGGCTTTCCAGGCGCGTGCACGCACCGTCAAGTCACCGGCAGGAACAGACACGCGAGGACGTCCACCACTTCCTAATGCCCCAAAACACTGCAACCAAACACGTGCACCACACAGGTCCCTCCCCTGGACAGGAGCCTCATCATCCAAATGTTTAACATGTTTAacgtgggacacacacacacacacacacacacacacacacacacacatacacactctggACAGGATGGTGGATTTTGGATTGGGTGGGTTGTTTGAGGGGTTTTCTTTTGAATGCACGGATTTTCACTTTCCCAAAAACaaaggtacatttaaaaaaaatcatatattgcAACATATTGATGCATTTGTCATACGTTTCTACTTAAATTATTAAGCACTTATGGTTTAGATGTAATAATTATATGTAAggacaaaatttattttagatataAAGTAATGGAGGAAGGTGAGATGCTTTCTGCATTTCCGGATGACAGCTGTGTtcttacaaaaaataaacaaaatgaataaaaaggggaTCACCATTCAATTGAAGTTTCCAGGGGGAAGTGCATGTATCACGAAATGATTATGGACTTCAATGAAGAATGTCATcgattatgtaaatatgtatttcctTTTAATACAAAGTGTAATTTTGTGCCAGTGAAATGGAGTCTGAATAGTTATGTGTTTCTTTTATCcctaaaaagatttattaaactTTATAGTTTATCCAGGTATGTTGGATGCTTTGACAATAAATAACTATTTTCTTCAAAGCAAATATttggaaagtttttaaaatttttttgtagGCCAGTACACTTTGGGTAGTTCATGCATCTTCACTGATGCCttgaaaagaagggaagaggtaGCCCGTGCCATTTTCATTTACTTAACTACAAGCCAGTTTTGAGACCAGAGTGTTGCTTGTCACTGGAAAATTCTTTAGTTGAAAAGTGTTAGGCTGACTGATCAAGAACAAATCACCTAGACACAGGGCTTGCCACACAGCTAACCTATCATGAAGTTGTCAGCATCCCTTCCAGAAGGAAGATAATCAACCAATCAGGTGACCAATTTTTGGACAGCATCTGGGAGAACTGATTTTCTTAAAAAGCCACTTTAGGGTCTAGAAATGATGCTTCCACCACGGGGTAGCCTacattctagaactttcaggtttCTGCCATTCATTAAGGATTCCACAGAGAACTTGTAATCAGGTTGTAAAGATCGTGGTTTGATGGTCGTCAGAGTACTGAAGGGCCCAGTTTCAACAGCTGTTCTGCTGGGAGTGATCTTGAGACTGAAATACAGCAGCCCCAACTGGTTCTTTATGAAAAACCTCCCTATCTTCTGCAGCCACTGTCAACAACTCTGAGAGaacatctgtg includes the following:
- the Prdm8 gene encoding LOW QUALITY PROTEIN: PR domain zinc finger protein 8 (The sequence of the model RefSeq protein was modified relative to this genomic sequence to represent the inferred CDS: inserted 1 base in 1 codon) — translated: MEDSGIQRGIWDGDAKAVQQCLTDIFTSVYTTCDIPENAIFGPCVLSHTSLYDSIAFIALKSTDKRTVPYIFRVDTSAANGSSEGLMWLRLVQSARDKEEQNLEAYIKNGQLFYRSLRRIAKDEELLVWYGKELTELLLLYSSRSHKMNGSSPYTCLECSQRFQFEFPYVAHLRFRCPKRLHSADANPQDQQSGGVGTKDHGGGGGKEQQQQPQQQQQQQQQQQQEAPLVPGPKFCKAGPMHHYPAPSPETSNPPAAAGAGSAKPSTDFHNLARELENSRGGSSCSAAPSVGGSRTGHQEAELSPDGVAAGGCKGKRRFPEEAAAEGGGAGLAGGRARFSERPLATSKEELVCTPQQYRAAGSYFGLEENGRLFAPPSPETGEAKRSAFVEVKKAGRAAGLQEEVAAADGAGGTAEDPDAGGGGGGGGGGGGGGSTTPAAVSPGAXEKLLAPRPGGALPGRLEGGSPARGSAFTSVSQLGGGGGAGTAGTAGGAGGGQAAASDERKSAFSQPARSFSQLSPLVLGQKLGALEPCHPGDGVGPTRLYPAAADPLAVKLQGAADLNGACGPLASGGGGGLPKQSPFLYATAFWPKSSAAAAAAAAAAAGPLQLQLPSALTLLPPSFTSLCLPAQNWCAKCNASFRMTSDLVYHMRSHHKKEYAMEPLVKRRREEKLKCPICNESFRERHHLSRHMTSHN